One window of Xylocopa sonorina isolate GNS202 chromosome 9, iyXylSono1_principal, whole genome shotgun sequence genomic DNA carries:
- the LOC143427365 gene encoding uncharacterized protein LOC143427365: MSLKFPKKETKNPHGLVKVGTERHGKLAFTDGKEIIPEDIFSYQQLSQTNMEVTTEEAQAVLLEGMEGTQYITIQRADGEPLSKSVPLLTLNGELISEGMVVDMINAGVGSDYGTATQYYEADDLLQHELTEEDRRLAAALVAVQLQQQQKLHSQSQHEDPTLPDVSHLESLSPVNTYSIQTVPEPNAPPVYPTLQPFKRITHNVKQEFINVKSEYDVDVSAESSEDAAPSSGPKRSLPHKKRIPRKLKQQTKRSSARKDAKANADAANVDASGDTQPHVFKCELCSSKFSSQLKFFEHLKAHYEPVKQETRIAQATNTNITISVPESVQNLENTVIEEFSEPEDLMEGIRGVVEETGAHIDDETESSLSVVNNESPLWTVTDVTEHVNRDHIKPNAVNEQSIIDKEKTDIPQTTKKKKILKTKKSHDELTCRQCDRSFHHKNSLVYHMKSHSGERPHQCEVCGKSFFAASALKVHKRLHSGDKPYKCENCGRHFRQWGDLKYHCISIHTEQKQYQCEYCGKDFARKYSLIVHRRIHTGEKNYRCEYCNKTFRASSYLQNHRRIHTGEKPHPCTVCGKPFRVRSDMKRHMLTHSRTRVPRHERPIRIPLPAKANPFQEEENAKRAQAKTIQDLVRDLKLEVDATGVVEIVPPDDNPESILPHAGGQTLEYTVTTTPDTNERDPLEAVVRTTDNMQYFFM, translated from the exons ATGTCGCTCAAGTTTCCCAAGAAGGAGACGAAGAATCCACACGGGCTTGTGAAGGTTGGTACAGAGAG GCACGGAAAGCTAGCTTTTACAGATGGCAAGGAAATAATCCCAGAAGATATTTTCTCCTATCAGCAACTGAGCCAAACGAACATGGAAGTCACGACGGAAGAAGCACAAGCAGTGCTACTGGAGGGAATGGAAGGTACCCAATACATTACCATTCAAAGGGCTGACGGAGAACCTCTGAGTAAGAGCGTTCCACTTTTAACTCTAAATGGAGAGTTAATCTCAGAGGGAATGGTTGTTGATATGATTAATGCTGGGGTCGGCTCAGATTATGGTACAGCGACACAATATTATGAAGCAGATGATTTATTGCAGCACGAATTGACAGAG GAAGATAGAAGACTGGCGGCAGCTTTGGTTGCTGTTCAACTGCAGCAGCAGCAGAAACTTCACAGTCAGAGCCAACACGAGGATCCAACTTTACCAGATGTTTCACATTTAGAAAGCCTATCACCTGTGAACACATACTCTATCCAGACTGTCCCCGAACCAAATGCCCCGCCCGTATACCCAACCCTGCAACCCTTCAAACGAATCACGCATAACGTAAAACAGGAGTTTATAAACGTAAAAAGTGAATATGACGTCGATGTATCGGCTGAGAGCAGCGAAGATGCAGCCCCGAGCTCTGGACCGAAGAGATCTCTGCCTCACAAGAAGAGGATTCCCCGTAAACTAAAGCAACAAACCAAAAGAAGCTCAGCGAGAAAGGATGCTAAAGCGAATGCGGACGCCGCAAACGTAGACGCCTCTGGCGACACACAGCCTCATGTATTCAAATGCGAACTGTGCAGTTCTAAATTTAGTAGTCAATTAAAATTTTTTGAGCATTTGAAGGCACATTACGAACCGGTGAAGCAGGAAACGAGAATTGCGCAGGCAACCAATACCAATATCACAATATCGGTACCAGAATCGGTGCAGAACCTCGAGAACACTGTAATCGAGGAGTTTAGTGAGCCTGAGGATCTCATGGAGGGTATCAGAGGTGTTG TGGAAGAAACAGGTGCTCATATAGACGATGAAACAGAATCCTCGCTATCCGTGGTGAATAATGAATCACCGTTGTGGACAGTTACCGATGTCACGGAGCATGTAAATAGGGACCACATTAAACCCAATGCTGTGAATGAGCAAAGCATAATCGACAAAGAAAAGACGGACATTCCACAAACaacaaagaaaaagaagatattGAAAACAAAGAAGTCAC ATGATGAACTGACGTGCCGTCAATGCGACCGTTCATTCCATCATAAGAATAGTTTAGTATACCATATGAAATCTCACAGTGGAGAACGACCCCATCAGTGTGAAGTATGTGGGAAAAGTTTCTTCGCTGCAAGTGCATTAAAG GTCCACAAACGCCTTCACAGTGGTGATAAGCCTTACAAATGCGAGAACTGTGGCAGGCACTTCCGTCAATGGGGAGACCTGAAGTATCACTGTATCAGTATTCACACGGAACAGAAACAATATCAGTGCGAATACTGTGGCAAAGACTTCGCGCGGAAGTACTCCTTAATCGTTCACAGGAGGATTCATACAGGAGAGAAAAATTATCGTTGCGAGTACTGCAATAAGACATTCAGAGCGAGCAGCTATTTGCAGAATCATCGTCGTATCCATACAGGGGAGAAACCCCATCCTTGTACAGTTTGTGGAAAGCCATTTAGAGTGCGAAGCGATATGAAGAGGCACATGCTCACGCATTCACGCACTAGAGTGCCCAGACATGAGAGACCCATAAGGATCCCCCTGCCGGCGAAGGCCAATCCGTTCCAGGAGGAGGAGAATGCAAAAAGGGCACAGGCCAAGACTATTCAAGATCTTGTTCGAGACTTAAAACTTGAAGTAGATGCAACGGGAGTCGTGGAGATCGTTCCTCCAGATGATAACCCTGAGAGCATTTTGCCACATGCAGGGGGACAAACTTTAGAGTACACGGTCACTACAACGCCGGACACGAACGAGAGAGACCCTTTAGAGGCAGTTGTGAGAACAACTGATAATAT GCAATATTTCTTCATGTAA